The following coding sequences lie in one Arachis hypogaea cultivar Tifrunner chromosome 4, arahy.Tifrunner.gnm2.J5K5, whole genome shotgun sequence genomic window:
- the LOC140184183 gene encoding uncharacterized protein, which yields MSKSSQKDTSKKCTKSGKQSTDHLPTISFTKEDAQGLLLEHDDPVVITMILANANLHHTLIDQGSSADILFKPAFDKLELEEKYLKAYPDSLFGLRDTSIQPLSYISLYTTFKQGTKSRPLIIDYIVINVNLAYNALIGQTALNRLAAMVSTPHFCMKFSMVEGIATIKGDQKLPRKCYNETLSVKGNSGGKEVNTIEL from the coding sequence ATGTCAAAATCCTCACAAAAAGACACATCAAAGAAGTGTACCAAGTCGGGAAAGCAGTCAACTGACCACCTACCCACCATCTCTTTCACAAAGGAAGACGCACAAGGTCTACTGCTTGAGCACGACGATCCAGTAGTGATAACAATGATCCTGGCTAACGCAAACCTTCATCACACATTGATAGATCAAGGAAGCTCAGCTGATATTTTGTTCAAACCCGCTTTCGACAAGCTCGAGTTAGAAGAAAAATATCTAAAGGCATACCCCGATAGCTTGTTTGGACTGAGAGACACCTCAATCCAACCTCTCAGTTATATCTCGTTATACACCACCTTCAAACAGGGTACCAAGTCCAGGCCCCTAATCATCGACTACATCGTTATCAATGTAAACTTggcctacaatgctctaataggtcagACGGCCTTAAATAGACTTGCAGCTATGGTCTCTACTCCCCACTTTTGCATGAAATTCTCTATGGTCGAAGGGATTGCCACCATCAAAGGGGATCAAAAGCTACCAAGGAAGTGCTATAACGAGACCCTTAGTGTGAAAGGCAACTCGGGAGGCAAGGAGGTCAATACTATCGAGCTATGA